In Armatimonadota bacterium, one DNA window encodes the following:
- a CDS encoding polyprenyl synthetase family protein gives MLAESRLKAYKQLADKRLQALLPDEDSVPQQLHEAMRYSALAEGKRIRPALCMAASISVGGSPEDVLDAACAVEMIHCFSLIHDDLPAIDDDDLRRGRLTCHMQFSESMAILAGDALFALAFQTVADAGYDSDRTARVLGILACASGSAGLVGGEVLDVLSEGADLDEKGIRGIHQRKTGALIAAGCAIGGILGGGDQPEIAALQAYGESVGLAFQIVDDILNETASESEMGKAVGSDRERGKSTYVAVLGLAGARSAATRSTTAAIDVLGPMHGDTEALVELAEFAILRHS, from the coding sequence GTGCTCGCTGAATCACGACTTAAGGCCTACAAACAGCTTGCAGACAAGCGATTGCAAGCACTTTTGCCTGATGAGGACTCTGTACCACAGCAGCTTCACGAGGCGATGCGATACTCGGCATTGGCTGAGGGCAAGCGAATCCGTCCGGCGCTGTGCATGGCCGCCTCGATCTCTGTTGGTGGTTCTCCCGAAGACGTTCTCGACGCCGCGTGCGCGGTTGAGATGATCCATTGCTTCTCGCTGATCCACGACGACTTGCCGGCGATCGACGATGACGATCTCAGAAGGGGGCGACTTACGTGCCACATGCAGTTCAGCGAATCGATGGCGATCCTTGCAGGTGACGCGCTGTTCGCTCTCGCCTTCCAAACCGTCGCGGACGCAGGGTACGACAGCGACCGCACGGCGCGGGTTCTTGGGATTCTGGCTTGTGCAAGCGGTAGCGCCGGACTGGTCGGCGGCGAGGTGCTCGACGTGCTGAGCGAAGGGGCGGACCTGGACGAAAAGGGGATTCGAGGGATTCATCAGCGAAAGACCGGCGCGCTGATCGCGGCCGGCTGTGCGATCGGCGGAATCCTCGGCGGCGGAGATCAGCCTGAGATAGCGGCGCTGCAAGCGTACGGCGAATCAGTCGGCCTAGCGTTTCAGATCGTCGACGACATTCTGAACGAGACGGCAAGCGAGAGCGAAATGGGGAAGGCCGTGGGATCTGATCGCGAGCGCGGCAAATCGACGTACGTTGCCGTTCTTGGATTGGCAGGGGCACGGTCAGCCGCTACTCGATCGACCACTGCCGCTATCGACGTACTCGGCCCTATGCACGGCGATACCGAAGCGCTCGTCGAGCTTGCCGAGTTCGCGATTTTAAGGCACTCTTGA
- a CDS encoding PD40 domain-containing protein produces the protein MLVSTLLAAGLLQSASMDVRLMRFPDISGEKIVFTYSSDLWLVDASGGAAKRLTSHPGTEYRAKFSADGQWIAFTGQYDGDNDVYVMPAEGGEPKRLTFSAGSDLVGDWTPDGRIAFSSSRGRVRPGGNYLWFVSPDGGMPVKSDVHEVVDMSFSPDGSTMAYNRSSSYQFNWRRYRGGTQGRISFWDFAAREYSEVPTGREQNYFPMWVGNSVYYISDLNQGTLNLYKYDTRSKSKTQLTRFSDADIRWPGADSKTIVYERNGRLYTYEVASGDVREVSVTVRSDELKRRPYYKNVSQWVDGVAMSPSGKRLAITARGDLYTVPAKNGATRNLTNSQGVREEMVSWSPDGQELAYISDVSGDTKLYRIPQMGGEAKMVETPEGHVIAGFAYSPDSKKIGYATEDNEVYIIDLESGDSTFVFKDPQGFSGAGMPDWSKDGKWIAYVKTQPSLFGAVYIYDVEKDEHHQVTDGYYNDGAVAFDLNGKYLYIVSSRTFGFNPSAFEIGVGQLNVDRVYVIPLKADMTNPLLPEDDEEPVKKGDDEEEEEEEEEEEEEEEDDEDGSAIDFDGLAERAIALPWGPGSYPFLVGADNGVFTFSNGTLMKFDMGSRKSQNIISGASGFDFSPDRTKMAYNAGGSWAITDIKPGLTPGADKVSFGDVNMTIDPVKEWRQIMRDAWRYQRDNFYDKGMLGLDWNAIGEKYFAMVESAGDRSDVNYVLGMMIGELGTGHAYNGGGDFGQPIGNPNTGMLGVDYAVRGDNVVIEKVYRGQNYSAARRGPLGAPGVDVRDGDVLLEIDGQKVHAGIDVHQLLVGKAGKFVKIKVASGASGIDAREYKVQTIGSEQQLRYIDWVEGNRKRVEELSGGRIGYVHVPNTAVQGITEFMRGYYGQSEKEAFIVDERYNGGGFIPTFFGERLTRQIVTGIQQRHGESVMYPPQAWDGPKAMLINKYAGSGGDHFPWLFRYHKIGPLIGTRTWGGLIGITGARGLVDGGGVTSPEFALYDLETGQIIAENKGIDPDILVDDTPDLVSRGHDPELEAAVAYLLNELKTPRKEYAKPKFLTGGG, from the coding sequence ATGCTTGTTTCGACTTTACTCGCCGCTGGACTGTTGCAGTCCGCTTCGATGGACGTCCGCTTGATGCGGTTCCCCGATATCAGTGGAGAAAAAATCGTCTTCACATACTCTTCCGACCTTTGGCTCGTGGATGCCAGTGGAGGCGCGGCAAAGCGCCTGACCAGTCACCCCGGCACCGAATACCGTGCGAAGTTTTCGGCGGACGGCCAGTGGATCGCGTTCACAGGCCAGTACGACGGGGACAACGACGTTTACGTGATGCCGGCAGAGGGCGGAGAGCCCAAGAGGCTCACGTTCAGCGCCGGTAGCGACTTGGTCGGCGATTGGACGCCTGACGGCCGAATCGCGTTTTCGTCATCCCGGGGAAGGGTGCGGCCCGGCGGGAACTACTTGTGGTTCGTCAGCCCCGACGGCGGAATGCCCGTCAAGAGCGACGTGCACGAAGTCGTAGACATGTCGTTCTCACCAGACGGTTCAACGATGGCGTACAACCGCTCGTCGTCGTACCAGTTCAACTGGCGACGGTACCGAGGCGGCACGCAGGGGCGGATCAGCTTTTGGGATTTTGCGGCCCGCGAGTACAGCGAGGTGCCGACCGGTCGAGAGCAGAACTACTTCCCGATGTGGGTGGGCAACAGCGTCTACTACATCAGCGACCTCAACCAAGGGACGTTGAATCTGTACAAGTACGATACGAGATCGAAGAGCAAGACCCAGTTGACGCGATTTAGCGACGCCGACATCCGCTGGCCCGGCGCCGACAGCAAGACGATCGTCTACGAGCGCAACGGTCGACTGTACACGTACGAGGTGGCGAGCGGAGACGTGCGGGAGGTTAGCGTGACGGTGCGAAGCGACGAACTGAAGCGACGACCTTACTACAAGAACGTCTCTCAGTGGGTCGATGGCGTGGCGATGTCCCCGAGCGGCAAGCGGCTGGCGATCACCGCGCGCGGCGACCTTTACACGGTCCCGGCGAAGAACGGCGCGACCCGCAACCTGACGAACAGCCAGGGCGTGCGCGAGGAGATGGTCTCCTGGTCGCCCGACGGACAGGAACTTGCGTACATCAGCGACGTCTCCGGCGACACGAAGCTGTACCGCATCCCGCAGATGGGCGGCGAGGCGAAGATGGTCGAGACGCCTGAAGGCCACGTTATCGCAGGTTTCGCCTACTCTCCCGATAGCAAGAAGATCGGCTATGCGACCGAGGACAACGAGGTGTATATCATCGATCTTGAAAGCGGTGACAGCACGTTTGTCTTCAAGGATCCGCAAGGCTTCTCTGGGGCCGGGATGCCTGACTGGTCGAAGGACGGCAAGTGGATCGCCTACGTCAAGACCCAGCCCAGCCTCTTCGGGGCGGTCTACATCTACGACGTCGAGAAGGACGAGCACCACCAGGTCACCGACGGCTACTACAACGACGGCGCTGTCGCGTTCGACCTGAACGGCAAGTACCTCTACATCGTTTCGTCAAGAACGTTCGGGTTCAACCCCAGCGCGTTCGAGATCGGCGTCGGCCAGTTGAACGTTGACCGCGTGTACGTGATCCCGCTCAAGGCCGACATGACGAACCCGCTCCTTCCGGAGGACGACGAAGAGCCCGTGAAGAAGGGGGATGACGAGGAAGAGGAAGAAGAGGAGGAAGAGGAAGAGGAAGAGGAAGAGGATGACGAAGATGGGAGCGCGATCGACTTCGACGGCCTCGCCGAGCGCGCGATCGCGCTGCCGTGGGGGCCGGGCAGCTACCCGTTCCTGGTCGGCGCGGACAACGGCGTCTTCACCTTTTCCAACGGCACCTTGATGAAGTTCGACATGGGAAGCCGCAAATCGCAGAACATCATCTCTGGAGCGTCCGGCTTCGACTTCTCGCCCGATCGCACCAAGATGGCGTACAACGCCGGCGGCTCGTGGGCGATCACCGATATCAAGCCTGGGCTCACCCCTGGCGCAGACAAGGTCAGCTTCGGCGACGTCAACATGACGATCGACCCCGTCAAGGAGTGGCGGCAGATCATGCGCGACGCGTGGCGGTACCAGCGCGACAACTTCTACGACAAGGGCATGCTCGGCCTCGATTGGAACGCTATCGGCGAGAAGTACTTTGCGATGGTGGAAAGCGCGGGCGACCGCTCCGACGTGAACTACGTCTTGGGCATGATGATCGGCGAGCTGGGCACGGGCCACGCCTATAACGGAGGCGGCGACTTCGGCCAGCCAATCGGCAATCCGAACACAGGAATGCTCGGCGTGGACTACGCGGTGCGCGGCGACAACGTGGTCATCGAGAAGGTCTACCGCGGCCAGAACTACTCGGCAGCGCGGCGCGGACCCCTTGGAGCCCCCGGCGTCGACGTCAGGGACGGCGACGTGCTGCTCGAGATCGACGGACAGAAGGTCCACGCGGGCATCGACGTGCACCAACTGCTCGTCGGCAAGGCCGGCAAGTTCGTGAAGATCAAGGTCGCGAGCGGAGCGAGCGGGATCGACGCGCGCGAGTACAAGGTCCAGACGATCGGCAGCGAGCAACAGCTCCGCTACATCGACTGGGTCGAAGGCAACCGCAAGCGCGTCGAAGAGCTCTCGGGCGGGCGCATCGGATACGTTCACGTGCCGAACACTGCGGTGCAAGGCATCACCGAGTTCATGCGCGGCTACTACGGCCAGAGCGAAAAGGAGGCCTTCATCGTCGACGAGCGGTACAACGGCGGCGGCTTCATCCCGACGTTCTTCGGCGAGCGGCTGACGCGCCAAATCGTGACGGGCATCCAGCAGCGGCACGGAGAGAGCGTCATGTACCCGCCACAGGCTTGGGACGGCCCCAAGGCGATGCTGATCAACAAGTACGCCGGCTCTGGCGGCGATCACTTCCCCTGGCTATTCCGCTATCACAAGATCGGGCCGCTGATCGGAACCCGCACCTGGGGCGGCCTGATCGGAATCACCGGTGCGCGAGGTCTGGTGGACGGTGGCGGGGTCACCTCACCCGAGTTCGCGCTCTACGACCTGGAGACAGGCCAGATCATCGCGGAGAACAAGGGCATCGATCCGGACATCCTCGTGGACGACACGCCGGACCTGGTGTCTCGCGGACACGATCCTGAGCTTGAAGCGGCGGTCGCGTACCTGCTCAACGAGCTGAAGACGCCGAGGAAGGAGTACGCGAAGCCGAAGTTCCTGACCGGCGGAGGCTAG
- a CDS encoding phosphodiester glycosidase family protein, whose amino-acid sequence MRRLALLVVLIPVLAKPDVMEWEKIVRPGITYRVTIDDEIPRVVHALRIANGAAGLGLRPALSQDRVFGPDAADQGRQTVVGMMRDSSAIAGINADFFPANGDPLGAMVVDGRLLSSAARTRSVVAWGPAGFRFGYLQFAGAITWGDGDPVSIYGVNEECGDNMVVLYTSAATVSLSREPALNVLIESDAEFTPNGEWQGVFVRFFSEINTLEISDGHVALAVRGVPTERILELREGDEVTISLQHEGIDWEGVTHVAAGGPLLVKAGQKFIPFAEEGFKLEFAENRHPRSAIGVTPAGDVWLVAVDGRQSMSDGATLEELAHVMIDLGCTDAINLDGGGSTTLAIAGVVLNRPSGGRQRAIANSILVIDEIAGAQDDGDFVIAGPVEVELGQETPFRVVNDRGDAVPHVEVLWAATGSAWIDQSGILRGFEEGEVTVKAIVNGVLRVLTVRVKEYES is encoded by the coding sequence ATGCGCAGACTAGCTCTTCTTGTCGTCCTCATTCCTGTTCTGGCCAAGCCGGACGTAATGGAGTGGGAGAAGATCGTTCGTCCTGGGATCACGTACCGCGTGACGATCGACGACGAGATTCCGCGAGTAGTCCACGCCCTGCGCATCGCAAACGGCGCTGCCGGGCTCGGATTGCGCCCGGCGCTCTCCCAAGACCGCGTCTTCGGTCCTGACGCGGCAGATCAAGGGCGGCAAACGGTCGTGGGCATGATGAGGGACTCGTCTGCCATCGCTGGGATCAACGCGGACTTCTTTCCTGCGAACGGCGATCCGCTCGGTGCGATGGTCGTCGACGGAAGGCTGCTCAGCAGCGCGGCAAGGACGCGCAGCGTCGTGGCGTGGGGGCCAGCTGGTTTCCGGTTCGGGTATTTGCAATTCGCCGGGGCGATCACGTGGGGAGACGGCGATCCGGTCTCGATTTACGGAGTGAACGAGGAGTGCGGGGACAACATGGTCGTCCTCTATACGTCTGCCGCGACGGTCAGCCTATCGCGAGAGCCGGCCTTAAACGTCCTCATTGAGTCGGATGCCGAGTTCACGCCGAACGGCGAGTGGCAGGGAGTGTTCGTGCGGTTTTTCTCAGAGATCAACACGCTTGAGATTTCGGACGGACACGTGGCGCTGGCCGTTCGAGGCGTCCCGACCGAGCGGATTCTTGAATTGCGAGAGGGTGACGAAGTCACGATTTCGCTGCAGCACGAGGGCATCGACTGGGAGGGCGTTACGCACGTGGCCGCCGGGGGGCCGCTCCTTGTCAAAGCCGGCCAGAAGTTCATTCCGTTCGCCGAGGAAGGCTTCAAGCTGGAGTTCGCAGAAAACCGACATCCGAGAAGCGCGATCGGCGTGACGCCGGCCGGAGACGTTTGGCTGGTCGCTGTCGACGGCCGGCAGAGTATGAGCGACGGCGCGACGCTCGAAGAGCTGGCTCATGTGATGATCGACCTAGGATGCACCGACGCGATCAACCTCGACGGCGGCGGGAGCACGACCCTGGCGATTGCTGGTGTCGTGCTCAACCGACCGAGCGGAGGCCGGCAGCGGGCGATCGCAAACTCGATCCTCGTGATCGACGAGATCGCTGGCGCTCAGGACGATGGCGACTTTGTGATCGCTGGACCGGTGGAAGTTGAGCTGGGTCAGGAAACACCGTTTCGAGTTGTGAACGATAGGGGTGACGCGGTTCCGCACGTTGAGGTCTTGTGGGCCGCGACCGGCTCTGCATGGATCGACCAGAGCGGCATCCTGCGCGGATTCGAAGAAGGGGAGGTTACAGTCAAAGCTATAGTGAACGGTGTTCTGAGGGTGTTGACCGTCCGGGTCAAAGAGTACGAATCGTAA
- a CDS encoding DUF1015 domain-containing protein has translation MATIRPFRGLRFAGVAGDLSNLVAPPYDVISPQARAALAEQSPYNIVGITLPESKDGDRSKYIKYGRSVALLEEWRSSGALELDGEPRYYRYSQKFAVPGAERTVVRTKLLATIKVEPYSNGVVLPHEQTFPKHKEDRMRILEATRSHVECIFGLFEDQDRSLHELIASSPAATLAQLDSGGVGHQLERFDDPAVCARITDAMASRRVWIADGHHRYETALEFRERLGEKSNLIPEDFMLMALCSINDPGLVILPTHRILKSMPCTADELRAKLAEHFEIEEVPSTKILRRIGEIAQGGGRAIGVALPGEVGLVAAVRDLDRIVEQQPGTGSVKLKRLDVSILHSFVFERILGLKGHDFFGYTRDEAEAFASVRDGSPAAFLMNPPTVDDMRAVAECGDFMPQKSTYYFPKLLSGLVLWSLKDFA, from the coding sequence ATGGCGACGATCCGGCCCTTTCGTGGGCTTCGCTTCGCAGGGGTTGCTGGCGACCTGAGCAATCTCGTTGCTCCGCCGTACGATGTGATTTCCCCGCAGGCCCGCGCCGCACTTGCCGAGCAGAGCCCGTACAACATCGTGGGCATCACGCTGCCCGAATCCAAGGACGGCGACCGCAGCAAGTACATCAAGTACGGACGAAGCGTTGCGCTCCTAGAGGAGTGGCGCAGCAGCGGAGCCTTGGAACTGGACGGCGAGCCGCGTTACTACCGGTACTCGCAGAAGTTCGCTGTTCCTGGCGCCGAGCGAACGGTCGTGCGAACAAAACTGCTCGCGACGATCAAGGTCGAGCCGTACAGCAACGGAGTCGTGCTGCCCCACGAGCAGACGTTCCCCAAGCACAAAGAGGATCGGATGCGAATACTTGAAGCAACCCGCAGCCATGTTGAATGCATCTTTGGGCTGTTTGAAGATCAGGATCGCTCACTGCACGAGCTCATCGCGTCGTCGCCGGCAGCCACGCTCGCACAGTTGGACTCAGGCGGCGTCGGCCATCAGCTCGAGCGATTCGACGATCCTGCCGTATGCGCGAGAATCACGGACGCAATGGCATCGCGAAGGGTTTGGATCGCCGACGGCCACCACCGATACGAAACCGCACTGGAATTTCGTGAGCGCCTTGGCGAAAAGAGCAACCTGATTCCGGAGGACTTCATGTTGATGGCGCTGTGCAGCATCAACGATCCAGGCCTCGTCATCTTGCCGACCCATCGCATTCTGAAGTCGATGCCGTGCACTGCCGATGAACTTCGCGCGAAGCTTGCCGAGCACTTTGAGATCGAGGAGGTGCCGAGCACGAAGATTCTACGCCGAATCGGCGAGATCGCACAGGGAGGAGGCCGTGCGATCGGCGTCGCGCTTCCGGGCGAGGTGGGTCTGGTGGCTGCGGTCCGAGATTTGGACCGAATCGTCGAGCAGCAGCCGGGTACGGGCTCGGTCAAATTGAAGCGCCTCGACGTGAGCATCTTGCACAGCTTCGTGTTCGAGCGGATTCTCGGTTTGAAGGGGCACGACTTCTTCGGCTACACGCGCGATGAGGCGGAGGCTTTCGCAAGCGTGCGCGACGGCTCCCCAGCGGCGTTCCTGATGAACCCGCCTACGGTCGATGATATGCGAGCCGTCGCCGAATGCGGCGACTTTATGCCGCAGAAGAGCACGTACTACTTCCCCAAGCTGCTGAGCGGGCTGGTGCTGTGGTCGCTCAAGGACTTTGCCTGA
- the tadA gene encoding Flp pilus assembly complex ATPase component TadA: protein MLTNNAEKQFGTMLVQMELIRQDQLEEALERGKETGKKLGQNLVELGYINDAHILQLLAAQEAATPWMLDSDPPDHATLKILPKSVCEEHSVIPVCRRGDLLLLAMADPNDIQAIQRVRAITGLRIEPVMADADKIQSIIQHLLDPSATPVEDQGRPELAKLISDALSTAEAGGEPEGSGDCLTEDETAPVIGLVDQIIGNAIRAKATDIHLDPTAEDVGIRLRIDGCLRNVGSIPKSLQKLFLGRLKLMAGLDADGSDGPQTGRISVELESKTVELRMSVMLTSHGERVTLRLLDDSVGLRDLSSLGFTERLTETLRSLVKRPFGLFLVTGPVSSGITTTLYSLLGELQAGALNVMTCEELIECDIAGVNQSQFGDGPGSNCAGQLEAILRQDPDVVLVSKIRDAETAEIAVRAAINGQLVISGLQCADAAGAIARMLAFGIDPFLLSTTLIGSMAQRLVRSLCLSCKKSTLDGWTAGGCEECSNIGLSGRTAICEVIAVTPEISELIAQRASSREIEKAAVEDGFLSIHQDAIAKVEAGLTSRNEAIRVLGHLQDAGTPSFQPSGHQDAEESETDARESLRANSTEIRLERVRDYHGLKDEPDLEAHFHMQAHELPSYPYEEDAA, encoded by the coding sequence GTGCTCACAAATAACGCCGAGAAGCAGTTCGGGACCATGCTGGTCCAAATGGAGCTCATCCGACAGGATCAGTTGGAAGAGGCTTTGGAGCGGGGCAAGGAGACCGGCAAGAAGCTGGGTCAGAACCTCGTTGAGCTGGGCTACATCAACGATGCGCACATTCTTCAGTTGCTTGCGGCGCAAGAGGCGGCCACGCCTTGGATGCTCGACAGCGATCCGCCCGATCACGCTACTCTCAAGATTCTGCCGAAATCTGTGTGTGAAGAGCACAGCGTTATCCCCGTGTGCCGGCGAGGAGACCTGTTGCTCCTGGCCATGGCCGACCCGAATGACATTCAGGCGATACAGCGAGTCCGTGCCATTACCGGACTCCGGATCGAACCGGTCATGGCTGACGCGGACAAGATTCAGTCGATAATCCAGCACTTGCTGGATCCCTCTGCCACGCCCGTCGAGGACCAAGGCCGCCCAGAGCTTGCGAAGCTGATCAGCGATGCGCTTTCTACCGCTGAAGCAGGCGGCGAACCGGAAGGATCAGGCGACTGCCTGACCGAAGACGAGACCGCTCCCGTTATCGGGCTGGTCGATCAAATTATCGGCAACGCCATTCGCGCCAAGGCGACCGACATCCATCTCGATCCAACTGCGGAAGACGTCGGTATCCGCCTCAGGATCGACGGCTGCTTGAGGAACGTCGGATCGATCCCGAAGAGCTTGCAGAAGCTGTTTCTGGGTCGACTAAAGCTGATGGCCGGTCTTGATGCAGATGGGAGCGACGGCCCACAGACCGGACGAATCTCTGTCGAGTTGGAGAGCAAAACCGTCGAACTGCGCATGAGCGTTATGCTGACCTCGCACGGAGAACGGGTCACATTGCGGCTGCTCGACGATTCGGTCGGATTGAGGGACTTGAGCAGCCTCGGGTTCACGGAGCGATTGACTGAGACGCTTCGATCGCTCGTCAAGCGACCTTTCGGCCTGTTCCTAGTCACGGGACCGGTAAGCAGCGGAATTACGACGACCTTGTACTCGCTGCTGGGCGAATTGCAAGCTGGCGCGCTCAACGTCATGACCTGTGAAGAGCTGATCGAGTGCGACATTGCGGGCGTCAACCAATCACAATTCGGCGACGGTCCTGGATCGAACTGCGCCGGACAGTTGGAAGCGATTCTGCGCCAAGACCCGGACGTCGTCCTGGTGAGTAAAATCCGAGATGCGGAGACGGCTGAGATAGCTGTTCGTGCTGCGATCAACGGACAGCTAGTCATCAGTGGCCTTCAGTGCGCTGATGCAGCCGGCGCGATCGCGCGCATGCTCGCCTTTGGGATCGACCCGTTTTTGCTTAGCACGACCTTGATCGGCTCGATGGCTCAAAGACTCGTTCGCTCGCTGTGCCTGAGCTGCAAGAAATCTACGCTTGACGGTTGGACCGCCGGCGGGTGCGAAGAGTGCAGCAACATCGGATTGTCAGGGCGCACAGCCATTTGCGAGGTCATCGCGGTTACGCCGGAGATTAGCGAGCTGATTGCTCAACGGGCCTCCTCGCGCGAGATCGAGAAAGCGGCCGTGGAGGACGGTTTCTTGTCTATCCATCAGGATGCCATAGCGAAGGTCGAGGCTGGCCTGACGTCGCGAAATGAAGCAATTCGAGTCCTTGGCCACCTTCAAGACGCCGGTACTCCTTCCTTCCAACCGAGCGGTCACCAGGACGCGGAAGAATCGGAAACTGATGCCCGCGAATCGCTTCGTGCCAATTCCACCGAAATTCGGCTGGAGAGAGTGCGGGACTATCATGGTTTGAAGGACGAGCCGGATTTGGAGGCGCACTTCCATATGCAAGCGCACGAGCTGCCGTCATACCCCTACGAAGAAGACGCTGCGTAG
- a CDS encoding PD40 domain-containing protein, with protein MKRAAWISGLLVIALATIGSGGGDGGDGSAEPPVKIAFTSKRDGNFEIYVMNADGTNQVRLTNNLTFDLEPSFSPDGSKIAFLSKPEGNWEIYVMNADGTNQVRLTNNTAFDRNPAFSPDGRKIAYASDHGDGNYEIYVMNADGTHQVRLTNKAGTDWYPSFSPDGSKIAFTSHRDGNGEIYVMNADGTNPVRLTNNEEFDWQPAFSPDGTQIAFASARDGNWEIYVMNADGTNQLRLTNNATVDWEPSFSPDGSKIAFTSGRDGNMEVYAMNADGTNPVNLTNSAASDFHPSFSPDGSKIKRKG; from the coding sequence ATGAAGCGTGCGGCGTGGATATCCGGACTTCTGGTGATCGCACTGGCCACCATCGGTTCCGGCGGCGGAGACGGCGGGGACGGTTCCGCCGAGCCGCCAGTGAAGATAGCCTTCACCTCGAAGCGCGACGGCAACTTCGAGATATACGTGATGAACGCCGATGGCACGAACCAAGTGAGGCTCACGAACAACCTCACGTTCGACTTGGAGCCCTCGTTCAGCCCGGACGGGTCGAAGATCGCCTTCCTCTCGAAACCCGAAGGTAACTGGGAGATCTATGTGATGAACGCCGACGGCACGAACCAGGTGAGGCTCACGAACAACACCGCGTTCGACCGCAACCCCGCGTTCAGCCCAGACGGGAGGAAGATCGCTTACGCCTCGGACCACGGCGACGGCAACTACGAGATATACGTGATGAACGCCGACGGCACGCACCAGGTGAGGCTCACGAACAAAGCGGGCACAGACTGGTATCCCTCATTCAGCCCGGACGGGTCGAAGATCGCTTTCACCTCGCACCGCGACGGCAACGGTGAGATCTACGTGATGAACGCCGACGGCACAAACCCGGTGAGGCTCACTAACAACGAGGAGTTCGACTGGCAGCCAGCGTTCAGCCCTGATGGGACGCAGATCGCTTTCGCGTCGGCCCGCGACGGCAACTGGGAGATCTACGTGATGAACGCTGATGGCACGAACCAGTTGAGGCTGACGAACAATGCGACGGTCGACTGGGAGCCCTCGTTCAGCCCGGACGGGTCTAAGATCGCTTTCACCTCGGGCCGCGACGGCAACATGGAGGTCTACGCGATGAACGCCGACGGCACGAACCCGGTGAACCTGACGAACAGCGCGGCGAGCGACTTTCATCCGTCGTTCAGCCCGGACGGGTCTAAGATCAAACGGAAAGGATAG
- a CDS encoding tetratricopeptide repeat protein → MELVGKWFGFGRNENYDAGVRAFDASEYEVAVEQFKICLASDPDVSTRERAKNYMAGSLGKLAKQEVASGDWTRALHFLDDAVSLRPAYADLRMLRALVFDRLGRLEDREWEISFSLSMNPRYGLAVLYDGIGALELGKKEEGLKRVREAATCDPRLASPEYEAAVQAVEQGDLAAAIDALKAVQPIQTVDAEDIAREADELAHQGRYRDAEERFRRALEISPRFADVRCKHGQALMQIDEIEQAIAEFREAISINDRYADAYAYLGVSLKRSGQNEDAMVAFRTALEIDPSHAVAQQEVERTL, encoded by the coding sequence ATGGAGCTGGTAGGCAAGTGGTTCGGCTTTGGCCGGAACGAGAACTACGACGCTGGGGTAAGGGCATTCGACGCGTCAGAGTACGAAGTAGCCGTAGAGCAGTTCAAGATTTGTCTGGCCAGCGATCCCGACGTTTCGACTCGCGAGCGTGCCAAGAACTACATGGCGGGCTCGCTGGGAAAGTTAGCCAAGCAAGAAGTCGCCAGCGGGGATTGGACAAGGGCGCTTCATTTTCTTGATGACGCGGTCAGTCTTCGGCCGGCCTACGCAGATTTGCGAATGCTCCGCGCTCTGGTATTCGACAGGCTCGGACGGCTAGAGGATCGGGAGTGGGAGATTTCGTTCTCGCTGTCCATGAACCCGCGATACGGTCTCGCGGTCCTGTATGACGGCATAGGAGCCCTTGAATTGGGCAAGAAGGAAGAGGGTTTGAAACGTGTCCGAGAGGCCGCCACTTGCGATCCGAGACTCGCCAGCCCTGAATACGAGGCTGCCGTCCAGGCCGTAGAGCAAGGCGATCTCGCCGCCGCCATCGATGCCCTGAAGGCTGTTCAGCCTATCCAGACGGTCGATGCCGAGGACATAGCCCGCGAGGCCGATGAACTGGCTCATCAGGGCAGGTACAGAGATGCTGAAGAGCGTTTCCGCAGGGCGCTTGAGATATCGCCTCGCTTTGCCGACGTGCGCTGCAAGCACGGCCAGGCGCTCATGCAAATCGATGAGATCGAACAGGCGATCGCCGAGTTCCGCGAAGCGATCAGCATCAACGATCGGTACGCCGACGCATACGCGTACCTCGGTGTCAGCCTGAAGCGCTCCGGACAGAACGAAGACGCCATGGTGGCGTTTCGCACAGCGCTTGAAATCGATCCGTCGCACGCCGTGGCACAGCAAGAGGTCGAGCGAACGTTGTAG